Proteins from one Rosa chinensis cultivar Old Blush chromosome 7, RchiOBHm-V2, whole genome shotgun sequence genomic window:
- the LOC112179778 gene encoding pentatricopeptide repeat-containing protein At3g16610: protein MLWCGRRLPRRHVIDQFTTLRAQAFSSNPLHYYCNYTNLLEACIRYKSLAQAKIIHQLVIKDNTQIEDRSLLLEKLARLYMACNQVEVARRVFDEIPQPNVIIWNLLIRAYAWNGPFERAIELYYGMLELGVKPSKYTYPFVLKACSGLQALHVGQDIHQHAKRLGLDSDVYVCTALIDLYAKCGDLVAAQSVFDGMLYKDVVAWNAMIAGFSLHGLYGDAAELLVQMQRAGTAPNASTIVAVLPTVAQANALRLSQGKAIHGYSMRRRFSDDVVLSTALLDMYAKCQCMVYARRIFDAMSVRNEVCWSAMIGAYVGCDSMREAMSLFDEIVVKDVRKLTRVTLGSILRACTKLTDLSRGRRVHCYAIKAGFDLNTMVGNTILSMYAKCGIIDDAFRLFDIMDPKDTVSYGAIISGCVQNGYAKEALLIFHQMQLSGIDPDLATMAGVLPACSHLAALQHGACGHGYSIVHGFVTDTSICNALIDMYSKCGKIHIGRQVFDRMLKRDTVSWNAMIVGYGIHGLGKEAISQFHNMQAAGIKPDDVTFIGLLSACSHSGLVTEGKHWFSAMSQDFSITPRMEHYICMVDLLARTGLLTEAHSFIQSMPFEADVRVWSALLAACRVHNNIELGEEVSRKVQGLGSEGTGNLVLLSNMYSSIGRWDDAAHVRIKQKDQGLKKSPGCSWVEINGVIHGFLGGDQSHPESAQIHEKLEELLVDMKRMGYCAENSFVLQDVEEEEKERILLYHSEKLAIAYGILHLSPGKPIFVTKNLRVCGDCHAAIKFISLVTKREITVRDVSRFHHFSDGNCSCADFW from the coding sequence ATGTTATGGTGCGGTCGCCGACTCCCTCGTCGCCATGTTATTGACCAATTCACAACTCTACGCGCACAAGCCTTCTCATCAAACCCTCTTCACTACTACTGTAACTACACAAATCTCCTTGAAGCCTGCATTCGATATAAATCTCTCGCTCAAGCCAAGATAATCCATCAACTTGTTATAAAAGACAATACCCAGATCGAGGACAGGTCTCTTCTACTTGAAAAACTAGCCCGGCTCTACATGGCCTGTAATCAAGTTGAGGTCGCACGCCGAGTGTTCGACGAAATTCCCCAACCAAATGTTATTATTTGGAACCTATTGATAAGAGCCTATGCATGGAACGGACCGTTTGAACGAGCCATCGAGTTGTACTATGGCATGCTCGAACTGGGCGTTAAACCAAGCAAGTACACGTACCCTTTTGTTCTCAAGGCATGCTCGGGTTTGCAGGCGCTACATGTTGGTCAAGATATTCATCAACATGCGAAACGACTTGGGCTCGACTCTGACGTCTATGTTTGCACTGCTTTGATTGATTTGTACGCAAAATGTGGAGACTTGGTAGCTGCGCAGAGTGTGTTTGATGGTATGTTGTATAAAGATGTTGTGGCGTGGAATGCTATGATTGCTGGGTTTTCGCTTCATGGTCTTTATGGTGACGCTGCAGAGTTACTGGTTCAAATGCAGAGAGCGGGAACTGCCCCGAATGCCTCTACCATTGTTGCGGTTCTTCCCACAGTTGCGCAAGCTAATGCGCTGAGGCTGAGCCAAGGGAAGGCAATACATGGTTACTCCATGAGGAGGAGGTTTAGTGATGACGTGGTACTTAGTACTGCGCTTTTGGATATGTATGCTAAATGTCAGTGCATGGTTTACGCGAGGAGAATCTTTGATGCAATGAGTGTCAGGAATGAGGTTTGTTGGAGTGCGATGATAGGCGCATATGTTGGCTGTGATTCCATGAGAGAGGCAATGTCATTGTTTGATGAAATAGTGGTGAAAGATGTAAGGAAACTGACACGAGTTACACTGGGGAGCATACTCCGAGCTTGCACAAAGCTAACTGATCTGAGTAGAGGGAGACGAGTACATTGTTATGCAATTAAAGCCGGTTTTGATTTAAATACAATGGTGGGCAACACCATCCTTTCTATGTATGCAAAGTGTGGGATTATAGATGATGCATTCAGGTTATTTGATATAATGGATCCAAAAGACACGGTTTCTTATGGTGCTATCATCTCAGGCTGTGTGCAGAATGGTTATGCAAAGGAAGCTTTGCTTATATTCCACCAAATGCAGTTGTCTGGGATTGATCCAGATTTGGCAACCATGGCAGGTGTTTTGCCGGCTTGTTCACATTTGGCAGCCCTGCAACATGGGGCCTGTGGCCACGGTTATTCAATTGTTCATGGCTTTGTTACAGACACCTCAATTTGTAATGCCTTAATAGACATGTACTCGAAATGTGGGAAGATCCATATAGGCAGGCAAGTATTCGACAGAATGCTCAAGCGGGATACTGTCTCATGGAATGCAATGATAGTTGGTTATGGGATTCATGGCCTTGGGAAGGAAGCAATTTCACAGTTCCACAATATGCAGGCAGCTGGAATAAAGCCCGACGATGTGACTTTCATTGGCCTCTTATCTGCTTGCAGTCATTCGGGGCTTGTCACTGAAGGAAAACACTGGTTTAGTGCTATGAGTCAAGATTTCAGCATAACCCCAAGGATGGAACACTACATATGCATGGTGGATCTTCTTGCCCGAACTGGACTGTTGACCGAGGCGCACAGTTTCATTCAAAGCATGCCATTTGAGGCTGATGTTCGAGTATGGAGTGCACTACTTGCTGCATGTAGGGTTCACAATAATATTGAACTTGGGGAAGAAGTGTCCAGGAAAGTTCAAGGGCTAGGATCTGAAGGTACTGGAAATTTGGTCCTCTTATCTAATATGTACAGTTCTATTGGGAGATGGGATGATGCAGCGCATGTCAGAATTAAACAGAAGGATCAAGGCCTTAAGAAGAGTCCAGGATGTAGTTGGGTCGAGATTAATGGGGTGATTCATGGATTTCTCGGTGGAGATCAGTCCCATCCTGAATCGGCTCAGATACATGAAAAATTAGAGGAACTGCTAGTAGACATGAAAAGGATGGGATATTGTGCAGAAAATAGTTTTGTTCTCCAAGATGttgaggaagaggagaaagaaAGGATCCTCCTTTATCATAGTGAAAAACTAGCCATTGCTTATGGAATTCTTCATCTGAGCCCGGGGAAACCCATTTTTGTTACTAAAAATCTGCGGGTCTGTGGTGATTGCCATGCCGCTATAAAGTTCATCTCTCTTGTTACAAAGAGAGAGATAACCGTAAGAGATGTGAGTCGGTTTCATCATTTCAGTGATGGAAATTGCAGTTGTGCAGACTTTTGGTGA